The Synchiropus splendidus isolate RoL2022-P1 chromosome 1, RoL_Sspl_1.0, whole genome shotgun sequence genome includes a window with the following:
- the tmem141 gene encoding transmembrane protein 141, with protein MVNLGLSRVDDAIAAKHPGLESYAACQSHAFMKGTGTFIFGVAGLFAVQKALQRKLPYPLQWNLLIAIVASSVGSYAVTRWETQKCSDLWLLLETGKVPDRTPPPVHQAEQAKADSKTKYGDVMD; from the exons ATGGTGAATCTTGGTCTGAGCCGAGTGGACGACGCCATTGCTGCGAAACATCCG GGTTTGGAGAGCTACGCCGCCTGTCAATCCCACGCTTTTATGAAGGGAACTGGAACGTTCATATTCG GTGTGGCTGGATTATTTGCTGTCCAGAAGGCGCTACAGAGGAAACTTCCATATCCTCTCCAGTGGAATCTCCTAATAGCTATAG TGGCGTCCTCGGTGGGCAGTTATGCAGTCACGCGCTGGGAAACACAGAAGTGCTCAGACTTGTGGCTGCTTCTAGAAACAGGGAAGGTCCCTGACAGAACTCCACCACCAG TGCACCAAGCAGAGCAAGCTAAGGCAGATTCGAAGACAAAATATGGCGATGTGATGgactaa